One window of Cohnella hashimotonis genomic DNA carries:
- the rlmH gene encoding 23S rRNA (pseudouridine(1915)-N(3))-methyltransferase RlmH, giving the protein MQIQIVCVGKLKEKYWSDGVAEYSKRLGAYARLDIRELPDEKTPDAMSPAEEEQVRVREGERILAALKPDAHVVALAIDGDAWSSEQLASHLDRQAVYGGGIVAFVIGGSLGLSPAVLARADKKLSFGRMTYPHQLMRVLLLEQVYRAFKINRGEPYHK; this is encoded by the coding sequence ATGCAAATTCAGATCGTGTGTGTAGGCAAGCTGAAGGAGAAGTACTGGTCGGACGGCGTGGCCGAATATTCGAAAAGGCTGGGCGCCTACGCCAGGCTCGACATCCGCGAGCTGCCGGACGAGAAAACGCCGGACGCCATGAGTCCGGCCGAAGAAGAGCAAGTCCGCGTCCGCGAAGGCGAGCGCATCCTCGCCGCGCTCAAGCCCGACGCGCACGTCGTCGCGCTCGCCATCGACGGCGACGCCTGGTCCAGCGAGCAGCTCGCTTCGCACCTGGACCGCCAAGCCGTCTACGGCGGCGGTATCGTCGCCTTCGTCATCGGTGGCTCGCTCGGTCTCTCGCCCGCCGTTTTGGCCCGCGCCGACAAGAAACTGAGCTTCGGGCGTATGACCTACCCGCACCAGCTCATGCGCGTGCTGCTGCTGGAGCAGGTGTATCGGGCGTTTAAGATTAATCGGGGGGAACCGTATCATAAGTAG
- a CDS encoding IS3 family transposase translates to MKRGEPVARVLRILELNESTYYERRKRAAQPDAERVEPVRRGRPVPGYAYNESGEKVCDEQIQEWLLLLLEGEEHVYGYKLLARCIRKQYGVKLNKKKAYRMCKALGILQKKRQRLQTHPRRLPRNHTITASNQLWQMDIKYGYALGQERFFFVLSIIDVFDRVVVGQYRGPVCEAKHAVQTLGIALQQRLQPGEALPIIRTDNGPQFVSKLFQDMCECWEMVHERIPPRTPNMNAYIESFHSILERCLFSNRTFMTLEEAYEALDQFMDFYNNRKMHGSLKNMAPTAFAAWVKTLDDASAFYRSV, encoded by the coding sequence CTGTAGCACGGGTTCTGCGCATTCTCGAGTTGAATGAGTCCACCTATTATGAGCGGCGTAAGCGTGCCGCTCAGCCTGACGCAGAACGCGTCGAGCCGGTCCGCAGGGGACGCCCTGTGCCCGGATACGCCTACAACGAATCGGGCGAGAAAGTCTGCGACGAGCAAATCCAGGAATGGCTGTTGCTACTGCTGGAGGGCGAAGAGCACGTCTATGGCTATAAGCTGTTAGCGCGCTGTATTCGCAAGCAGTACGGGGTGAAGCTGAACAAGAAAAAGGCTTATCGCATGTGCAAGGCACTCGGCATTCTTCAAAAAAAGCGGCAACGCCTACAGACGCATCCTCGGCGATTGCCGAGAAATCACACCATCACCGCATCGAATCAACTTTGGCAAATGGATATCAAATATGGCTATGCCTTGGGTCAGGAGCGTTTCTTTTTCGTACTCAGCATCATCGACGTGTTCGACCGCGTCGTCGTAGGGCAATACCGCGGCCCTGTTTGCGAGGCCAAGCACGCGGTGCAGACCCTGGGGATCGCGCTGCAGCAGCGCCTTCAGCCGGGTGAAGCACTGCCTATCATCCGCACGGACAACGGCCCCCAGTTCGTCAGCAAGCTGTTTCAAGACATGTGCGAGTGCTGGGAGATGGTCCATGAACGGATTCCGCCGCGGACACCGAATATGAATGCCTACATCGAGTCTTTCCACAGCATCCTTGAGCGTTGTTTGTTTAGCAATCGTACATTCATGACGCTGGAGGAAGCTTATGAAGCGCTCGACCAATTCATGGATTTTTATAACAACCGTAAGATGCACGGCAGCCTAAAAAACATGGCTCCAACAGCGTTCGCAGCGTGGGTTAAGACATTGGACGATGCTTCAGCCTTTTACAGATCGGTGTAA
- a CDS encoding TetR/AcrR family transcriptional regulator: protein MPVNLDDPRVKRTRQLMLQSFMDLVEQKKNIYSISVRDIAAHATVNRATFYAHFEDKYAFLTCWMSDKFRKVAEMRLPAYALTGMDDLQTLIHVTFEFMARLRQYTSPGDVQFEPMFEIAIQKEIESLLLRWLCEREGSQAPVAEGMIKTTAEVISWGIFGSAMQWSRHPEQRTSEAMTRDVLAVATAVLAPIS from the coding sequence ATGCCAGTTAACCTGGACGATCCCCGCGTGAAGCGGACGCGTCAGCTGATGCTGCAATCCTTCATGGATCTGGTCGAGCAGAAGAAAAATATTTACTCCATATCGGTACGAGACATTGCGGCCCACGCGACGGTCAATCGGGCCACATTTTATGCGCACTTCGAAGATAAATACGCATTTCTGACATGCTGGATGAGCGACAAGTTTCGCAAGGTTGCGGAGATGCGCCTGCCCGCTTATGCGCTGACGGGAATGGACGACTTGCAGACGTTGATTCATGTCACGTTTGAATTCATGGCCCGACTGCGTCAATATACATCGCCTGGCGACGTCCAATTCGAACCGATGTTCGAGATCGCGATTCAAAAGGAAATCGAAAGTTTGCTGCTTCGATGGCTGTGCGAAAGAGAGGGCTCGCAGGCACCTGTCGCGGAGGGGATGATCAAGACGACAGCGGAAGTGATTAGCTGGGGGATATTCGGATCGGCCATGCAGTGGAGCCGCCACCCCGAACAACGTACGTCCGAGGCGATGACGCGGGACGTGCTGGCCGTGGCTACGGCGGTATTGGCGCCAATAAGCTGA
- a CDS encoding polysaccharide lyase produces the protein MQNSFDTGTADQPYGLTDWASAGWNAPWLLGDGRSQVDAATSHSGGKSLKVLYPQGKIGPEDSGYQSPFQLPSADEYYLSYWVRFSQDFSWGTTEYAGKVGIGLAGGGACSGGEVCTGENGFSSRLIWRKGGQAAIYYYSMGHEGEYGDYAVLQHNGSDVYYPKEQWVNIVQRLKVNTVTNGQANPDGEIEIWYNGQSATKITGLRFVTNADKVDKAYFSSFAGGATASFAPANDSYIWYDDVKVSTNSADICELNKGGCSGEWDDETTDPLNDLRIRPVSVTASTYEEGNGPEKTLDDDLTTRWLVPTLAN, from the coding sequence ATGCAAAACTCGTTCGACACCGGCACCGCAGACCAGCCCTACGGTCTGACAGACTGGGCATCCGCCGGCTGGAACGCGCCCTGGCTTCTCGGCGACGGCAGGAGCCAGGTCGACGCTGCCACAAGCCACAGCGGCGGCAAGTCGCTCAAGGTTCTCTATCCGCAAGGCAAGATCGGACCCGAGGATTCGGGCTATCAGTCGCCGTTTCAGCTGCCGTCTGCGGACGAGTACTACCTCTCCTACTGGGTGAGGTTTAGCCAAGATTTCAGCTGGGGCACGACGGAATATGCCGGCAAAGTCGGCATCGGCCTGGCGGGCGGCGGCGCCTGCTCCGGCGGCGAGGTGTGCACGGGCGAGAACGGCTTCAGCTCCCGCCTCATCTGGCGCAAGGGCGGCCAGGCCGCCATCTACTATTACTCGATGGGACATGAAGGCGAGTACGGCGACTACGCCGTGCTTCAGCACAACGGTTCGGACGTCTACTATCCCAAGGAGCAATGGGTCAATATCGTGCAGCGGCTCAAGGTGAACACCGTGACCAACGGCCAGGCCAATCCCGACGGCGAGATCGAGATCTGGTACAACGGCCAATCCGCGACTAAAATCACCGGCCTGCGCTTCGTGACCAACGCCGACAAGGTGGACAAAGCGTACTTCTCTTCTTTTGCCGGGGGAGCGACCGCTTCCTTCGCGCCGGCGAACGACTCCTACATTTGGTACGATGATGTAAAAGTATCCACGAACAGCGCCGACATCTGCGAGCTCAACAAGGGGGGCTGCAGCGGCGAGTGGGACGACGAGACGACCGACCCGCTGAACGATCTGCGCATTCGTCCGGTCAGCGTGACCGCCAGCACCTATGAGGAAGGCAACGGTCCGGAAAAGACGCTCGACGACGATCTGACGACGCGCTGGTTGGTTCCGACACTTGCGAATTAA
- a CDS encoding MBL fold metallo-hydrolase — protein sequence MKLTVLGGGSEVGASSIHVEMNGTRLLIDAGMRMHQDDPMPSLGLLEELGGIDGILVTHAHADHIGALPVVRAMHPNVPIYATPPTIDLMRIMMQDSYRLLESRCKQEQRLMPYTEQQMQDLLASLLAFPASGKLRIGNLTVEAWRAGHILGAVMFGLTGGDERLLVTGDISFQAGRTIQGVKLPYGFQPHTVVMESTYGNRVHTDRQMEEKRLVESVAEVIAGGGFALIPAFALGRSQEILLLLQDYMERGLIPSFPIYVDGMVTSICRIYRDYPQYLKGPVAHRIRQHNDVFLTEGRCVAVKDTKQREMLLQGKPGCIVASSGMLVGGASQWYAERLIGGEKNAIFITGYQDEESPGRKLLALAEATGDRTLELNGVVHPVRCRFDKFGLSAHADAMEMTRFIQQLQPAHTLLVHGDDDARFQLSQRIDPAFGPLLVENGHSYEWSAAPPRPGGSERAALRGHRQSGLEDYVGELLLLRDEDDKLYPAICIGIHSKMRTLTCQTIRKKAIVKAGTSSVAETLGKWGGAVDELEETLPAVMAYSRPRLRELHWERLQAPAQATLPEVCAAIGADSIGHKLAAALALLALPDSHIHRVRQGERDWVLYALDEPAIAALSNLSLPVQSIRMDPATALNTVRERMSGHPRFLRCGTEGIDGAHPAIVVAFDYPDAVGADERERIAGELRELTGWTVRFSDSVRQDQMAQLARTLLGAGLVGNPSIHLQTKQLVVQCAEPPDWADIRTKFNRETGYELVLSGQAGTNGASAGFASAAGGTEDIALPGPGSFPMEANQAQQEVKRWAEENNLTIYKASLHQTASGRLMELHFITPQVAVRYRARMAELADRIGLPISYARNPKQNEVLAVVMQRVPPAWGVKKTPSIRMDKGEVTVKTANAAAIEAEEKAAVIADIKQLTGYELIVD from the coding sequence TTGAAGCTGACGGTACTGGGCGGGGGGAGCGAGGTTGGCGCCTCTTCGATTCATGTGGAGATGAACGGCACGAGGCTGCTGATCGATGCGGGGATGCGGATGCACCAGGACGATCCGATGCCCTCACTGGGCCTGTTGGAGGAGCTTGGCGGCATCGACGGCATATTGGTGACGCACGCGCATGCCGATCATATCGGGGCCTTGCCGGTCGTGCGGGCGATGCACCCGAATGTGCCGATCTATGCCACTCCGCCGACGATCGATCTGATGCGCATTATGATGCAGGATTCCTATCGCTTGTTAGAGTCCAGATGCAAGCAGGAGCAGCGGCTGATGCCCTATACGGAGCAGCAGATGCAGGATTTGCTCGCGTCTCTGCTCGCATTCCCGGCTTCGGGCAAATTGCGGATCGGCAATCTGACCGTGGAGGCGTGGCGCGCGGGGCATATTCTCGGGGCGGTCATGTTCGGGCTAACCGGCGGCGACGAGCGATTGCTCGTTACCGGCGACATCTCGTTCCAGGCGGGGCGCACGATTCAGGGCGTGAAGCTGCCATACGGCTTCCAGCCTCACACGGTCGTCATGGAATCGACTTACGGGAACCGCGTACATACGGATCGGCAAATGGAAGAGAAGCGGTTGGTCGAAAGTGTGGCTGAAGTCATTGCCGGCGGAGGATTCGCATTAATTCCGGCATTCGCGCTCGGGCGTTCGCAGGAAATCCTGCTTCTGCTGCAGGATTATATGGAGCGAGGACTGATCCCGTCGTTCCCGATCTATGTGGACGGGATGGTGACGTCTATTTGTCGCATCTATCGCGACTATCCGCAATATCTCAAAGGGCCTGTCGCGCACCGCATTCGCCAGCATAACGATGTGTTTCTGACCGAGGGCCGCTGCGTGGCGGTCAAGGACACGAAGCAGCGCGAGATGCTTTTGCAGGGCAAGCCGGGTTGCATCGTCGCTTCATCCGGCATGCTGGTCGGAGGGGCGAGCCAGTGGTATGCGGAGCGCCTTATCGGCGGGGAGAAGAATGCGATCTTCATCACCGGTTATCAGGATGAGGAGAGTCCGGGGCGCAAGCTGCTGGCGCTCGCGGAAGCGACGGGAGACAGAACGCTGGAACTGAACGGCGTCGTTCATCCGGTTCGCTGCCGCTTCGACAAGTTCGGTTTGTCCGCACATGCGGATGCGATGGAGATGACCCGATTTATCCAGCAATTGCAGCCGGCGCATACGCTTCTTGTTCACGGCGACGACGACGCGCGCTTCCAGTTGTCCCAGCGGATCGACCCCGCTTTCGGGCCGTTGCTTGTGGAAAACGGGCACAGCTACGAATGGTCCGCTGCGCCGCCTCGTCCGGGCGGCAGCGAGCGCGCGGCCCTCCGCGGGCATCGGCAATCCGGCCTGGAGGACTATGTCGGCGAGCTGCTGTTGTTGCGGGATGAAGACGATAAACTCTATCCCGCTATATGCATCGGCATCCATAGCAAGATGCGTACGTTGACTTGCCAGACGATCCGCAAGAAGGCCATCGTGAAGGCGGGAACGTCGTCGGTGGCGGAGACGCTGGGCAAGTGGGGCGGAGCGGTCGACGAGCTGGAGGAGACGCTCCCGGCCGTAATGGCGTATTCGCGGCCGCGGCTGCGGGAGCTGCACTGGGAGCGGCTGCAGGCTCCGGCGCAAGCGACGTTGCCGGAGGTGTGCGCGGCGATCGGGGCGGATTCGATCGGGCACAAGCTTGCCGCGGCGCTTGCGCTGCTGGCCTTGCCTGATTCGCATATACATCGCGTGCGGCAGGGCGAACGGGACTGGGTGCTCTATGCGTTGGACGAACCGGCAATCGCGGCGTTAAGCAATCTGTCGCTGCCCGTCCAAAGCATTCGCATGGACCCGGCTACCGCGTTGAATACAGTGCGTGAGCGGATGAGCGGGCATCCGCGGTTTCTCCGATGCGGCACGGAAGGGATAGACGGCGCCCATCCCGCGATCGTGGTCGCCTTCGATTATCCCGATGCGGTCGGAGCGGACGAGCGTGAGCGCATCGCCGGGGAGCTGCGGGAGCTGACAGGCTGGACCGTGCGCTTCTCCGATTCGGTGCGGCAGGATCAGATGGCACAGTTGGCGAGGACGCTCCTTGGCGCCGGCCTCGTAGGGAACCCGTCGATTCATTTGCAGACGAAACAGCTTGTCGTGCAATGTGCGGAACCGCCGGATTGGGCGGACATTCGGACGAAGTTCAATCGGGAAACGGGATATGAGCTGGTGCTAAGCGGACAAGCCGGGACAAACGGCGCGTCTGCAGGTTTCGCATCCGCCGCCGGCGGCACGGAGGATATCGCGCTTCCCGGCCCCGGCAGCTTCCCGATGGAGGCGAATCAGGCGCAGCAGGAGGTTAAGCGCTGGGCCGAGGAGAACAACCTGACCATCTACAAAGCGAGCCTTCACCAGACAGCCTCCGGCAGGCTGATGGAGCTTCATTTTATTACACCGCAAGTTGCCGTTCGTTACAGAGCGCGGATGGCGGAGCTTGCCGACCGGATCGGGCTGCCGATCTCCTATGCGCGCAATCCGAAGCAGAACGAAGTGCTGGCGGTCGTTATGCAGCGGGTTCCCCCGGCTTGGGGCGTCAAGAAGACGCCGTCCATTCGTATGGACAAGGGGGAGGTTACCGTGAAGACGGCGAACGCCGCTGCAATCGAAGCGGAAGAGAAGGCAGCCGTGATCGCCGACATTAAGCAATTGACGGGGTATGAACTGATCGTCGATTGA
- a CDS encoding NAD(P)H-binding protein has translation MIIVTGATGKLGSMTVERLLAHIPAEQLGVSVRDPQKAQHLQAKGVRVRKGDFNDADSLAYAFEGATQVLIVSSDRFGEASVQLHRTAIDAAKKAGASRILYTSHMGSSPSSHFAPMIDHAATEEALQTSGVAYTSLRNGFYTASALMLLGNALSTGELAAPEDGPVSWTAHPDLAEAAAIALAEQRLDGLSPGLTATEAIDLAGIAAIASELTGRPVRRVVVSDDAYRDTLISHGVPEAQAHMLLGIFRASREGEFADIDPTLGQLLGRSPLSVRDVLKASIDAAK, from the coding sequence ATGATTATCGTAACGGGAGCAACCGGTAAACTCGGAAGCATGACGGTGGAAAGACTTCTGGCGCATATCCCGGCTGAGCAGCTCGGCGTCAGCGTGCGCGATCCGCAGAAGGCGCAGCATCTTCAAGCGAAGGGCGTACGCGTCCGAAAGGGGGACTTCAACGACGCCGACAGTCTCGCCTACGCCTTTGAAGGCGCGACCCAAGTGCTGATCGTCTCCTCGGATCGCTTCGGCGAAGCTAGCGTTCAGCTTCATCGTACGGCGATCGACGCGGCCAAGAAGGCCGGCGCGAGCCGAATTCTTTATACGAGCCATATGGGCTCGTCCCCGTCCTCGCATTTTGCGCCAATGATCGATCATGCCGCTACCGAAGAGGCGCTTCAGACATCCGGTGTCGCCTACACATCGCTGCGCAACGGCTTCTACACCGCATCGGCGCTGATGCTGCTCGGCAATGCCCTCTCGACCGGTGAACTGGCCGCCCCCGAAGACGGCCCGGTCTCCTGGACCGCGCACCCCGATCTCGCCGAGGCAGCCGCCATCGCCTTGGCCGAGCAGCGTCTTGACGGTCTGTCGCCAGGCCTTACCGCGACCGAGGCGATCGACCTCGCCGGCATTGCTGCGATCGCTTCGGAACTGACCGGCCGTCCCGTTCGGCGCGTGGTCGTATCCGACGATGCGTATCGAGACACGCTCATTTCACACGGCGTTCCCGAAGCGCAAGCCCATATGCTGCTCGGCATCTTCCGTGCCAGCCGGGAAGGCGAATTCGCGGACATCGATCCGACGCTGGGCCAACTGCTAGGCCGCTCGCCGCTTTCCGTGCGCGATGTCCTGAAGGCGTCGATCGACGCTGCGAAGTGA
- a CDS encoding type I restriction enzyme HsdR N-terminal domain-containing protein translates to MKKKELFNPLKDFNYNALKDSEFREDSVREEIIYPIIKSLGYSSYGNSKIIRSRKLLHPFVSIGSQQKQINIIPDYVMEVDGRPCWIMEAKAPDKNILNSKYIEQAYSYAMHSEIKALYYALCNGNEFVLFHVSEYKPLLHFDIKLLPSYWEELMNYLSPQCVILNNKQKLFKDFGLHIKRLGFETFNKLFFLEVPIPFIAKPARPPKTGVIPYNDSNFIAQLVISSDYTDL, encoded by the coding sequence ATGAAAAAAAAGGAGCTATTTAATCCACTGAAGGATTTTAATTATAATGCACTAAAAGATTCGGAATTCAGAGAAGATTCAGTTCGCGAAGAAATAATATATCCAATAATTAAGTCACTAGGATATAGTTCATATGGGAATAGCAAAATAATCAGGAGTCGAAAACTTTTACATCCTTTTGTCTCCATTGGAAGTCAACAAAAACAGATTAATATTATACCTGATTACGTTATGGAAGTAGATGGACGACCATGTTGGATAATGGAAGCAAAAGCACCTGATAAGAATATACTTAATTCAAAGTACATTGAACAGGCTTACTCTTATGCTATGCATAGTGAAATTAAAGCGTTATATTATGCCTTGTGTAATGGCAATGAATTTGTGCTTTTTCATGTAAGTGAGTATAAACCACTATTACATTTTGATATTAAACTACTCCCATCTTATTGGGAAGAATTGATGAACTATTTATCGCCCCAATGTGTTATTTTAAACAACAAACAAAAACTGTTTAAGGATTTCGGTTTACATATAAAGCGATTAGGTTTTGAAACCTTCAACAAACTATTTTTTCTTGAAGTTCCAATACCATTTATTGCAAAACCGGCTAGGCCCCCTAAAACTGGAGTCATACCCTACAATGATTCCAATTTCATAGCGCAGCTCGTTATTTCAAGCGATTACACCGATCTGTAA